A genomic region of Synechococcus sp. NOUM97013 contains the following coding sequences:
- a CDS encoding AAA family ATPase has protein sequence MGGPSDQDLFSHHGDALRRQQAPLADRLRPRDLDEFVGQGAILAEGRLLRRAIAADRVGNLILHGPPGVGKTTLARIIANHTRAHFSSLNAVLAGVKDLRHEVDEAHRRLEHHGLRTILFIDEVHRFNSAQQDALLPWVENGTLTLIGATTENPYFEVNKALVSRSRLFRLEALEADDLSRLLRSALSDAERGYGNRKVEITPEAADHLVNVAGGDARSLLNALELAVESTPTSAKGVIEIDLGIAEESIQQRAVLYDKQGDAHFDTISAFIKSLRGSDADAALFWLARMIEAGENPRFIFRRMLIAAGEDVGLADPQAVVVVEACAAAFERIGLPEGLYPLAQAALYLACTDKSNSTSGVFEALRSVRDAQRQEVPTHLRDANRDGDAFGDGKGYRYPHAFREHWVAQQYLPKALQGEVFWSASSQGWEGQRRERMLERRAAQLAASAEAVDEHPLLMSSGPEEPQLERWLQRQRAVDGERLQELRQRLWSDLDWKRTDRVVVLGGRSLLWSLDPLGAVAEGGLTILCASRTEQQRLDAQLQLLDPLHQPTVLDSPKGLDRFKADYRFEVLGGRLNAQDLSSPELETIWKALSARAMPDAQLRLLFSEPQLGPAAAVLELVDNDTTDPYLLQALNSLAQREGDWLSQETQRERLLATLDTNGWTIQPSSWQESLTLTVDASLIERWLGDSRPYQQAMEASGDIGSEELSVLRQALTRLLGQTLPQRLRHWRLTGVYH, from the coding sequence GTGGGCGGACCTTCAGATCAGGATCTGTTCAGCCATCACGGCGATGCCCTGAGACGTCAGCAGGCACCCCTTGCCGACCGCCTCCGTCCGCGTGATCTGGATGAATTCGTCGGCCAGGGAGCAATCCTCGCCGAAGGCAGGCTGCTCCGACGCGCCATTGCCGCCGATCGGGTCGGCAACCTGATCCTGCATGGTCCTCCAGGAGTCGGCAAAACCACCCTGGCGCGGATCATCGCCAATCACACCCGAGCCCATTTCAGCTCGCTCAATGCTGTGCTGGCTGGGGTGAAGGATCTACGCCATGAGGTGGATGAAGCGCACCGCCGCCTGGAGCACCACGGACTGCGCACAATCCTGTTCATCGATGAGGTGCACCGCTTCAACAGTGCCCAGCAGGATGCGTTGCTGCCATGGGTTGAAAACGGAACCCTCACGCTGATCGGAGCGACGACTGAAAACCCCTACTTCGAAGTCAACAAGGCACTGGTGAGCCGCTCGCGGCTGTTTCGGCTCGAAGCCTTGGAAGCCGATGACCTGAGCCGGTTACTCAGGAGCGCACTCAGCGACGCGGAACGCGGCTACGGCAACCGAAAGGTGGAGATCACACCAGAGGCGGCCGACCACCTGGTGAACGTTGCCGGCGGTGACGCGCGCAGCTTGCTGAATGCGCTCGAACTGGCCGTGGAGAGCACACCCACCAGCGCGAAAGGAGTGATCGAGATCGACCTCGGCATCGCTGAAGAGTCGATTCAGCAGAGAGCCGTGCTGTACGACAAACAAGGGGATGCGCACTTCGACACGATCAGTGCCTTCATCAAATCGCTGCGCGGTTCTGACGCCGATGCTGCTCTGTTCTGGCTGGCCCGGATGATCGAAGCCGGAGAAAATCCGCGCTTCATCTTTCGCCGCATGCTGATCGCCGCCGGAGAAGATGTGGGCTTGGCTGATCCCCAAGCGGTGGTGGTGGTGGAAGCCTGTGCCGCGGCCTTTGAACGCATCGGCTTACCGGAGGGTCTTTATCCCTTGGCACAGGCCGCCCTTTATCTGGCCTGCACAGACAAAAGCAACAGCACTTCCGGGGTCTTCGAGGCCCTGCGCAGCGTGCGTGACGCACAGCGTCAGGAGGTGCCGACCCACCTAAGGGATGCCAACCGCGATGGCGATGCCTTCGGCGATGGCAAGGGCTATCGCTATCCCCATGCCTTCCGCGAACACTGGGTAGCTCAGCAATACCTTCCCAAGGCCCTACAAGGTGAGGTGTTCTGGTCAGCGAGCAGCCAGGGATGGGAAGGCCAACGGCGCGAGCGGATGCTGGAGCGCCGAGCGGCGCAGCTGGCAGCCTCCGCGGAAGCCGTGGATGAGCATCCGCTGCTGATGAGCAGTGGCCCGGAAGAACCCCAGCTGGAGCGATGGTTGCAGCGGCAACGGGCTGTGGATGGTGAACGCCTGCAGGAGCTGCGCCAACGGCTCTGGTCGGATCTCGACTGGAAGCGCACTGACCGCGTCGTCGTGCTGGGTGGACGCTCGCTGCTGTGGTCACTCGACCCGCTGGGCGCCGTTGCCGAAGGTGGGCTGACAATCCTCTGCGCCTCCCGCACCGAACAGCAACGGCTGGACGCCCAGCTGCAACTGCTCGACCCGCTCCATCAACCGACCGTGCTGGACAGTCCGAAGGGGCTGGACAGGTTCAAGGCCGATTACCGCTTCGAGGTGCTGGGAGGAAGGCTCAATGCTCAGGACCTGTCCTCGCCAGAACTGGAAACCATCTGGAAGGCATTGAGTGCAAGGGCGATGCCGGATGCACAGCTGCGTCTGTTGTTCAGTGAGCCCCAACTCGGACCCGCTGCCGCAGTGCTCGAGCTGGTCGACAACGACACAACCGATCCGTACCTCCTGCAGGCTCTCAACTCTCTGGCCCAGCGGGAGGGCGATTGGCTTTCCCAGGAGACGCAACGGGAGCGTCTGCTCGCGACACTCGACACCAACGGTTGGACAATCCAGCCGTCCAGCTGGCAGGAATCCCTGACGCTGACGGTGGATGCCAGCCTGATCGAACGGTGGCTCGGAGACAGTCGTCCCTATCAGCAGGCGATGGAAGCATCAGGAGACATCGGCTCAGAAGAGCTTTCCGTGCTTAGGCAAGCCCTAACGCGACTGCTCGGGCAGACCCTTCCTCAACGGTTGCGCCACTGGCGACTTACCGGCGTGTATCACTGA
- a CDS encoding alpha-D-glucose phosphate-specific phosphoglucomutase, with protein MTASASAEPTQTIVRLDAPFTDQKPGTSGLRKSSQQFEQPHYLESFVEAVLRTLPGVQGGTLVLGGDGRYGNRRAIDVILRMGAAHGLGKVVVTTGGILSTPAASNLIRQRKAIGGIILSASHNPGGPDGDFGVKVNGANGGPTPSSFTDAVFECTKTLEQYAIAEAQPLSLDQPGTHQIGAMQVEIVNGVDDFVALMQQLFDFDQIRELLKSDFPLAFDAMHAVTGPYAKRVFEDLLGAPAGSVRNGVPLEDFGKGHPDPNLTYAHDLAELLLEGDGYRFGAACDGDGDRNMILGHHCFVNPSDSLAVLTANATLAPGYAGGLSGVARSMPTSAAVDVVAKDLGINCFETPTGWKFFGNLLDAGEITLCGEESFGTGSNHVREKDGLWAVLFWLQILAVRRCSVADIMNSHWQRFGRHYYSRHDYEAVPTEAAHGLYERLETMLPSLVGQSFAGQTISGADNFSYIDPVDQSVTQGQGLRILLDDGSRVVIRLSGTGTKGATIRVYLESYVPNTGDLNQDPQVALAGMINAINDLAEIKQRTGMEQPTVIT; from the coding sequence ATGACTGCCTCCGCCTCGGCCGAGCCCACGCAAACCATCGTGCGACTCGACGCTCCTTTCACAGACCAGAAACCCGGTACATCGGGACTGCGCAAGAGCAGCCAACAATTCGAGCAGCCTCACTACCTCGAGAGCTTTGTTGAAGCGGTTTTGAGGACCCTGCCTGGCGTGCAGGGCGGCACTCTCGTGCTCGGTGGTGACGGTCGCTACGGCAACCGACGGGCCATCGACGTGATCTTGCGCATGGGGGCAGCCCATGGACTCGGCAAGGTGGTGGTCACCACAGGCGGCATCCTCTCAACCCCCGCAGCCTCCAATCTGATCCGCCAGAGGAAAGCGATCGGAGGCATCATTCTTTCCGCCAGCCACAATCCCGGCGGTCCCGATGGCGACTTCGGCGTGAAGGTGAATGGCGCCAATGGTGGTCCCACTCCGAGCTCCTTCACGGATGCGGTGTTCGAGTGCACGAAAACTCTGGAGCAATACGCGATCGCTGAGGCACAGCCCCTCAGCCTCGACCAACCGGGAACGCATCAGATCGGTGCGATGCAGGTTGAAATCGTCAATGGCGTTGATGACTTTGTTGCCCTGATGCAGCAGCTGTTTGATTTCGATCAGATCAGAGAGCTGCTCAAGAGCGACTTTCCGCTGGCCTTTGATGCCATGCACGCCGTGACAGGGCCGTACGCCAAACGGGTGTTCGAAGACCTGCTCGGCGCACCTGCTGGCAGCGTGCGCAATGGCGTGCCCCTCGAGGACTTCGGCAAAGGACACCCTGACCCCAACCTGACCTATGCCCACGACCTCGCGGAGCTCCTGCTCGAGGGTGACGGCTACCGGTTCGGCGCCGCCTGCGACGGAGATGGTGACCGCAACATGATCCTGGGCCATCACTGCTTCGTGAATCCCAGCGACAGCCTCGCGGTGCTCACGGCCAACGCCACCCTCGCCCCCGGGTATGCCGGAGGCCTGTCGGGCGTCGCCCGATCCATGCCCACCAGCGCGGCGGTGGATGTGGTGGCCAAGGATCTGGGCATCAACTGCTTTGAAACACCCACTGGGTGGAAGTTCTTCGGCAACCTGCTGGATGCCGGCGAGATCACCCTGTGTGGAGAGGAAAGCTTCGGCACCGGCAGCAATCACGTGCGCGAAAAAGACGGCTTGTGGGCCGTGCTGTTCTGGCTGCAGATCCTTGCCGTACGCCGCTGCAGCGTGGCCGACATCATGAACAGCCACTGGCAACGCTTCGGCAGGCACTACTACTCACGCCATGACTACGAAGCGGTACCAACGGAAGCTGCTCACGGCCTCTATGAACGTCTGGAAACGATGCTGCCCTCGCTGGTGGGGCAATCCTTCGCTGGTCAGACCATCAGCGGTGCTGACAATTTCAGCTACATCGATCCTGTGGACCAGTCGGTCACTCAAGGGCAGGGGTTGAGAATCCTCCTAGACGATGGCAGCCGTGTGGTGATCCGTTTATCCGGCACGGGCACCAAGGGGGCCACGATCCGGGTCTACCTGGAGAGCTACGTCCCCAACACCGGAGACCTCAACCAGGATCCTCAGGTCGCCCTGGCCGGGATGATCAACGCCATCAACGATCTGGCTGAGATCAAACAACGCACCGGCATGGAGCAGCCCACGGTGATCACCTGA
- a CDS encoding thymidylate synthase, translating to MPASRWHWVPTFASAALLAGLGASGLLHGQGRTAADVAWLAGDSEWTRLDEREATLHQRRQAEELLGAFTRAQLTRHYWGQFASSLIDLGLVADPSLKASVESQPLQTRLWLTPRRGDEAYLSQVSVDGGKLRRVHCRGPIADVGATSAAVTDSDQCPAGWTALPQ from the coding sequence TTGCCTGCCTCTCGCTGGCATTGGGTTCCAACGTTTGCCAGCGCGGCCTTGCTGGCAGGCCTTGGTGCTTCCGGACTATTGCATGGGCAGGGTCGCACGGCCGCTGATGTCGCCTGGCTGGCTGGTGATTCCGAGTGGACCAGGTTGGACGAGCGGGAAGCCACGCTTCACCAGCGACGCCAAGCGGAAGAGCTCTTGGGCGCGTTTACCCGAGCTCAGCTCACACGTCATTACTGGGGCCAGTTCGCCTCCTCACTGATTGATCTGGGGCTCGTCGCTGATCCTTCCTTGAAAGCGAGCGTGGAGAGTCAGCCTTTGCAGACAAGGCTTTGGCTGACGCCAAGGCGTGGAGATGAGGCCTACCTCTCTCAAGTCAGCGTCGATGGAGGAAAATTGCGTCGCGTGCACTGTCGAGGTCCGATCGCCGATGTTGGCGCCACGTCAGCAGCTGTGACTGACAGCGATCAATGCCCTGCGGGTTGGACTGCACTGCCTCAGTGA
- a CDS encoding 4'-phosphopantetheinyl transferase superfamily protein yields the protein MGGRTIGGSVTALWIRESRSELSDDPSGLTAEEMVWEEGLPQPRAKQFRRSRLWMRSCLASLHGCSAEEVPLTAPPGAAPLLAPGWGYISLSHCVDACLLAWSPQPVGVDLERADRAFPADALMRRFFTGVERSDLVALQGERLRREVLDRWLIKEAAIKWQRGTLAGDLRFWEVSPCLRWARHGDLAVEIAVELRSQGDWRMAVAVADKQLLQDCRLCLA from the coding sequence ATGGGCGGCAGAACAATCGGCGGCAGCGTAACGGCTCTATGGATAAGAGAGTCTCGTTCCGAGCTCAGCGACGATCCATCGGGACTCACGGCAGAGGAGATGGTCTGGGAGGAAGGCCTTCCTCAGCCTCGCGCGAAGCAGTTCCGGCGTTCACGGCTTTGGATGCGGAGCTGCCTGGCGTCGCTGCATGGTTGCTCTGCCGAAGAGGTTCCCTTGACGGCACCGCCAGGGGCGGCGCCCCTCCTTGCTCCTGGTTGGGGCTACATCAGCCTCAGCCATTGCGTCGATGCTTGCCTGCTGGCTTGGAGCCCGCAGCCGGTTGGTGTCGATTTGGAGCGAGCCGATCGCGCCTTTCCTGCGGATGCTTTGATGCGGCGCTTTTTCACCGGCGTGGAACGAAGCGATTTGGTTGCCCTCCAGGGTGAGCGCTTGCGTCGCGAGGTGCTGGATCGCTGGCTGATCAAGGAAGCGGCCATCAAGTGGCAACGCGGAACGCTGGCCGGTGACTTGCGCTTCTGGGAAGTGAGTCCATGCCTGAGATGGGCACGTCACGGTGATCTGGCCGTTGAGATCGCGGTTGAGTTGCGATCCCAGGGTGATTGGCGCATGGCAGTCGCCGTCGCCGACAAACAATTGCTGCAGGATTGCCGACTCTGCCTAGCGTGA
- a CDS encoding efflux RND transporter permease subunit, with protein MSASNNFITRPVLTTVCSILIVIVGLIAIPILPIENLPDIAPPTVKVRANYTGADAISVEEGVTSVLEQQINGVENMDFIKSNSSADGVSSIDVAFASGTNGDINQVNVQNRVSLAEPQLPEEVRKAGVTVNKASNSILLVYNFGSEDPDTITYSAETISGLLDLNLTDSIKRVTGVGDLTYFGNRKLAFRLWLDPDKLTAFGLTSTDVVNQLSSQNRLVPAGQVGGEPSPQGQQFTFTVQLQGRLRSVEEFESMVVRTAEEGGLVRLRDVGSVQLGGESYAVSATDLQGVPSVGLAVYQLTGSNALEVSDGVKSVLAEFEKTMPVGMKMEKIYDNTDFITASIQGVVNSLRDAVILVVLILFLFLQNWKATLVPGIAIPVALIGTFGLVLGFGFSLNQLTLFGLVLATGLVVDDAITVIEDTSSKKAEGMTALEAAKATMDELFSAVIATSLVKFAVFLPVLFFPGATGTIYKQFAATVIFSIAISTFNALTFSPMLSALLLARESKDPGRKAYAIAGTVIGFVYGLLVVGGGAALVLVPTAIGALAGLLLGRVLDRPATLPFTIGGAIAGLILVGVSRILPVVIYPALGLALGWFTPVIFANFNRGYAVMESRYAAALQWALGRRKLVMSILGAGILLTAVAFRAIPGGFVPIEDQGYAIGVVQAPEGVSTQVTEAINQQVAAVLRTEKDITAASVFSGASLDGNSPNKGLFFFGTTNWSDRQQKDQSVASIVERLNKKLAASVDGARVFVVEPPSIPGYGTGGGFEFQLLDQSGGAYSLAEFNATAGRLIQAGNADPELNRVYTLFSPESPQIEIQVDRDRMAAVDVDFGSAMQTFSVNFGGLYVNDTFQEGKVRRVYVQANAESRATPERLSAVYVKSATGDLIPLAEFFTVRETYGPTVVPHFNLYRSIKIEGTPAPGNSSGQAINAMKGIFESVNPQGLSFDWTGISREEVKAGALAVVIFALGILAVYLVLSAQYESYADPLIILMTVPAAMLGALLFLALRGEVLNVYAQVGLVMLIGLAAGNGILIVDMANQRMQAGANALEAARFAASSRLRPILMTAISSLFGFVPLVFASGAGARSQTSLGAVVFGGLLVATVLSLFVVPVFYVVMKSLLGQADGASSGPAAGDDPGLITS; from the coding sequence ATGTCTGCATCCAACAACTTCATCACCCGACCGGTTCTCACCACGGTCTGCAGCATCCTGATCGTGATCGTGGGTTTGATCGCGATTCCGATCCTCCCGATCGAAAACCTGCCCGACATCGCGCCGCCCACCGTCAAGGTGCGTGCGAACTACACCGGAGCTGATGCCATCTCCGTGGAAGAGGGTGTCACCTCGGTGCTGGAGCAGCAGATCAATGGTGTCGAGAACATGGACTTCATCAAGTCCAACAGCTCGGCCGATGGTGTGAGCTCCATTGATGTGGCTTTTGCTAGCGGCACGAATGGCGACATCAACCAGGTCAATGTTCAAAACCGGGTTTCGCTTGCTGAGCCACAGCTCCCAGAAGAGGTTCGCAAAGCCGGGGTGACCGTCAACAAGGCATCCAACTCAATTCTGCTTGTCTACAACTTCGGCAGTGAGGATCCCGACACGATCACCTACAGCGCTGAGACGATCAGCGGCCTTCTCGATCTGAACCTTACGGACTCGATCAAGCGCGTGACCGGGGTTGGTGATCTCACTTATTTCGGTAATCGCAAACTGGCGTTCCGCCTCTGGCTGGATCCCGACAAGCTCACGGCTTTCGGTCTCACCTCAACGGACGTTGTCAACCAGCTGTCCAGCCAGAACCGTCTGGTGCCGGCTGGTCAGGTGGGCGGTGAACCATCGCCGCAGGGGCAGCAGTTCACTTTCACGGTGCAGCTGCAAGGCCGTCTGCGCAGCGTTGAGGAATTTGAGTCGATGGTTGTCCGCACCGCTGAAGAAGGTGGGCTCGTGCGCTTGCGGGATGTGGGCAGCGTCCAACTCGGTGGTGAGTCCTATGCCGTGAGCGCTACCGATCTTCAGGGCGTCCCATCGGTGGGACTGGCGGTGTATCAGCTCACCGGCAGCAATGCCCTTGAGGTTTCCGACGGAGTGAAGTCGGTGCTGGCCGAGTTCGAAAAGACCATGCCGGTGGGCATGAAGATGGAGAAGATCTACGACAACACCGACTTCATCACCGCCTCCATTCAGGGCGTGGTGAATTCCTTACGGGATGCCGTGATCCTTGTGGTGTTGATCCTGTTTCTGTTTCTGCAGAACTGGAAGGCCACGCTGGTTCCAGGGATTGCCATCCCTGTTGCGTTGATCGGCACCTTCGGGCTGGTGCTTGGTTTCGGCTTCTCCCTGAATCAGCTCACCCTGTTCGGTCTCGTGCTGGCCACCGGCCTGGTGGTGGATGACGCCATCACCGTGATCGAGGACACGTCCAGCAAGAAAGCCGAAGGCATGACGGCGCTTGAGGCGGCCAAAGCCACGATGGATGAACTGTTCTCCGCCGTGATCGCCACCTCTCTGGTGAAGTTCGCGGTGTTCCTACCGGTGCTCTTCTTCCCCGGGGCCACAGGAACGATCTACAAGCAGTTTGCGGCCACGGTGATCTTCTCGATCGCCATTTCCACCTTCAACGCACTCACCTTTTCGCCGATGCTCTCGGCGTTGCTGTTGGCTCGCGAATCGAAGGATCCCGGTCGCAAGGCCTATGCCATCGCCGGCACCGTGATCGGTTTCGTGTACGGCCTGCTTGTGGTCGGTGGAGGGGCCGCGTTGGTGCTGGTGCCCACCGCCATCGGAGCCTTGGCCGGGCTACTGCTCGGCCGCGTTTTGGATCGTCCGGCCACCCTGCCCTTCACCATCGGTGGAGCCATCGCCGGTTTGATTTTGGTGGGAGTGAGCCGCATCCTGCCAGTCGTCATCTACCCCGCATTGGGTCTGGCGTTGGGCTGGTTCACTCCGGTGATCTTCGCCAACTTCAACCGCGGCTATGCGGTGATGGAAAGCCGTTATGCCGCTGCCCTGCAGTGGGCACTTGGCCGCCGAAAGCTAGTGATGAGCATCCTCGGCGCTGGCATCTTGCTGACGGCCGTAGCGTTTCGCGCGATCCCCGGTGGGTTCGTTCCGATTGAAGACCAGGGGTACGCCATCGGCGTCGTGCAGGCGCCAGAGGGGGTGTCTACTCAGGTCACAGAAGCTATCAATCAGCAGGTGGCCGCAGTGCTGCGCACCGAAAAAGACATCACAGCTGCCTCCGTTTTCAGCGGTGCCAGCCTCGATGGCAACAGTCCCAATAAGGGCCTGTTCTTCTTTGGCACCACCAACTGGTCGGATCGCCAGCAGAAAGACCAATCGGTGGCGTCGATCGTGGAGCGCCTCAACAAGAAGCTGGCGGCTTCCGTCGATGGTGCTCGGGTGTTTGTTGTGGAGCCTCCCTCCATTCCCGGCTATGGCACCGGTGGTGGATTTGAGTTCCAGCTGCTCGATCAGAGCGGTGGTGCCTACAGCCTTGCGGAGTTCAACGCCACAGCCGGTCGTCTGATCCAGGCCGGCAATGCCGATCCTGAACTCAACCGGGTCTACACGCTTTTCTCGCCTGAATCACCCCAGATCGAGATCCAGGTCGACCGTGATCGCATGGCTGCTGTCGATGTGGACTTCGGATCGGCGATGCAAACCTTCAGCGTCAACTTCGGCGGTTTGTATGTGAACGACACCTTCCAGGAAGGAAAGGTGCGGCGTGTCTATGTGCAGGCCAATGCAGAAAGCCGAGCTACACCCGAGCGTCTATCCGCTGTGTACGTGAAAAGTGCCACAGGTGATCTGATTCCTTTGGCTGAATTTTTCACCGTCCGGGAAACCTATGGCCCCACGGTGGTGCCCCATTTCAACCTGTACCGGTCGATCAAAATCGAAGGCACGCCGGCACCAGGCAACAGTTCCGGTCAGGCCATCAACGCGATGAAGGGGATCTTCGAAAGCGTGAACCCTCAGGGCCTCAGTTTTGATTGGACCGGCATCTCCCGGGAAGAAGTGAAAGCTGGTGCTTTGGCGGTGGTGATCTTCGCTTTGGGCATTCTCGCGGTGTATTTGGTTCTCTCCGCCCAATACGAGAGCTATGCCGACCCGCTGATCATTCTGATGACGGTCCCTGCAGCCATGCTCGGTGCCCTGCTCTTTCTGGCGTTGCGTGGTGAGGTGCTCAACGTCTACGCCCAGGTGGGCCTGGTGATGTTGATTGGCCTGGCGGCAGGCAATGGCATCCTGATTGTGGACATGGCCAATCAGCGCATGCAGGCCGGTGCCAATGCCTTGGAGGCCGCGCGTTTTGCGGCGAGCTCGCGTCTGCGTCCGATTCTGATGACGGCGATTTCCTCGTTGTTTGGCTTCGTTCCGCTGGTGTTCGCCAGTGGAGCTGGAGCCCGGAGTCAGACGTCACTGGGTGCCGTGGTGTTCGGTGGTCTGCTGGTGGCCACCGTGTTGTCGTTGTTTGTGGTACCTGTGTTCTATGTCGTGATGAAGTCTCTGCTGGGCCAGGCGGATGGGGCCAGCAGTGGTCCAGCAGCCGGGGATGATCCGGGATTGATCACCTCATGA
- a CDS encoding tyrosine-type recombinase/integrase codes for MRLDEGELLISKTLRRDGTATHLRLWSGTKTGKARVVPLGQQVVEVLRKHRETMQCLGLNTKDGLVFVTPRTHGHLYDSGLEKVWKRSQRRVGLAPRRLYAQKHSFLNHALALENSPADLAAVAGHRTGELLRTYAKPTGRVKVPK; via the coding sequence GTGCGCCTGGATGAAGGGGAGCTGCTGATCAGCAAGACGTTGAGGCGTGATGGCACTGCTACGCATCTAAGACTTTGGTCAGGCACCAAGACAGGCAAGGCTCGGGTGGTGCCGTTAGGTCAGCAGGTCGTTGAGGTGCTGAGGAAGCACAGAGAGACCATGCAGTGCCTGGGACTGAACACGAAAGATGGCTTGGTGTTTGTGACGCCAAGGACCCATGGGCATCTGTATGACTCAGGGTTAGAGAAGGTCTGGAAGCGCTCGCAGCGACGTGTGGGATTAGCTCCAAGGCGTCTGTATGCCCAAAAGCACTCGTTTCTGAATCATGCCCTGGCACTGGAGAATAGCCCCGCTGATTTGGCAGCAGTTGCAGGACATCGCACGGGGGAGCTGCTCAGGACCTATGCGAAGCCAACGGGACGGGTCAAGGTGCCGAAATAG
- a CDS encoding efflux RND transporter periplasmic adaptor subunit, with protein sequence MLSACGMGGGAQRPLPEVQQAPVEEAMFTDDVDTVSTLEASDLVQLAAQASGRILELKIAQGDQVKPGQLLMVLDQAAEQARLATARAEEQKDLLELKRYEFLVPLGAAEASERDQRRAVYIASRNKVLAQEAQLAYSNLESPIAGFVADVSVQVGDVVQTGDPFTKLIRDNTLEARVEVPSTYANRIRLGQQVLLSLPGSDEVLAQSTVSSVDPGIVSGTQALLVLAEFPNPDGSLRNGQRLRTRVQLDARELPSVPFAAVTQTSGQSFVFRLGTLRELEAQPGKADLDRIKKGIERGVIPSTSLFALQTPVSLGSLQNNRYPVTKGLELGQKVITSNLLSLRHGVPVKVNN encoded by the coding sequence ATGCTGTCGGCTTGTGGGATGGGCGGTGGAGCACAGCGACCCTTGCCCGAGGTGCAACAGGCTCCTGTCGAAGAAGCGATGTTCACCGACGATGTCGACACGGTGAGCACCCTCGAAGCGAGTGATCTGGTGCAGCTGGCAGCTCAGGCTTCCGGCCGCATTCTTGAGCTGAAGATCGCTCAGGGTGATCAGGTGAAGCCAGGCCAGTTGCTCATGGTTCTGGATCAGGCCGCGGAACAAGCACGCCTGGCCACCGCCCGAGCTGAAGAGCAGAAGGATCTGCTGGAGCTCAAACGCTATGAATTCTTAGTCCCGCTTGGAGCTGCTGAGGCGTCGGAACGCGATCAGCGTCGAGCTGTCTATATCGCTTCCCGCAACAAGGTTCTGGCTCAAGAGGCGCAACTCGCTTACAGCAATTTGGAGTCACCCATCGCCGGATTTGTAGCGGATGTCTCGGTGCAGGTCGGCGATGTGGTGCAGACCGGCGACCCCTTCACCAAGCTCATTCGCGACAACACTCTGGAAGCCAGGGTTGAGGTCCCTTCCACCTACGCCAATCGCATCCGCCTGGGGCAGCAGGTTCTTCTCAGCCTTCCCGGTAGCGATGAGGTGCTAGCGCAAAGCACCGTGTCTTCTGTGGATCCCGGAATCGTCTCGGGAACACAGGCTCTGCTGGTGCTGGCGGAATTCCCCAATCCCGATGGATCCCTGCGCAATGGTCAGCGATTGCGCACCCGGGTGCAACTGGATGCCCGCGAGCTTCCCTCCGTTCCTTTTGCGGCTGTCACCCAAACCTCAGGCCAGAGCTTTGTGTTTCGGCTCGGCACCCTTAGAGAGCTTGAGGCTCAGCCGGGCAAAGCTGATCTGGATCGCATCAAGAAGGGCATTGAACGTGGCGTGATTCCTTCCACAAGTCTGTTTGCACTGCAGACCCCGGTGAGCCTCGGTTCGCTTCAGAACAATCGTTATCCCGTCACCAAAGGGCTGGAGTTAGGCCAGAAGGTGATCACCAGCAATCTGTTGAGCCTCCGCCATGGCGTGCCCGTGAAGGTGAACAACTGA
- a CDS encoding alpha/beta hydrolase — protein sequence MFTRFAAGALAAASLTTLAVAAEAGTSRPVRWVSGGAVWTTKASSFAKFFSEGEITDRALQAGINNSGWTADEIQEGMTKTYDVDLVGVSRFLYSADGVAFLDDQTRSYFPYWQKKKTAVVALRSAIILDAADGEISSAGIMANLPVDFRLNDNGTSDGAQNVCKDGLDEPQSTSLLSWYVFLPACVQANQILPAEPAPVAAPVRGLW from the coding sequence GTGTTCACCCGTTTTGCAGCCGGCGCACTCGCCGCCGCTTCCCTTACCACTCTGGCTGTCGCCGCTGAAGCTGGCACCTCGCGCCCCGTGCGCTGGGTGTCCGGTGGTGCTGTCTGGACCACCAAAGCCAGTTCCTTCGCCAAGTTCTTCAGCGAAGGCGAAATCACCGATCGCGCCCTTCAGGCCGGCATCAACAACTCCGGTTGGACTGCCGATGAGATCCAGGAAGGCATGACCAAGACCTACGACGTGGATCTGGTTGGCGTGTCCCGCTTCCTGTATTCCGCCGATGGCGTCGCCTTCCTCGACGACCAGACCCGCAGCTACTTCCCCTACTGGCAGAAGAAGAAGACCGCTGTGGTCGCTCTTCGCTCCGCCATCATTCTCGACGCTGCTGACGGCGAAATCTCTTCCGCCGGCATCATGGCCAACCTGCCCGTCGACTTCCGTCTGAACGACAACGGCACTTCTGACGGTGCTCAGAACGTCTGCAAGGACGGCCTCGACGAGCCTCAGTCCACCTCCCTGCTCTCCTGGTACGTGTTCCTGCCCGCTTGCGTGCAGGCCAACCAGATCCTCCCTGCGGAGCCCGCTCCTGTTGCCGCCCCCGTTCGCGGCCTCTGGTGA